A region from the Palaemon carinicauda isolate YSFRI2023 chromosome 16, ASM3689809v2, whole genome shotgun sequence genome encodes:
- the LOC137655164 gene encoding uncharacterized protein has translation MTKPPVLEPPLTKPHTKNILITKPPLLEPPLTKLHTKNTLLTKPPLLELPLTKLPYDKSPTPSPPLLEPPLTKLHTKNTLIAKPPLLEPPLTKLHTKNTLIAKPPLLEPPLTKLHTKNTLIAKPPLLEPPLTKLHTKNTLITKPPLLEPPLTKLHTRDTLITKPSLLEPPLTKLHTKNTLITKPPLLEPPLTKLHTKNTLITKPPLLEPPLTKPHTKNILITKPPLLEPPLTKLHNKNTLITKPLLLEPPLTKLHTKKHPYNQAPTIRTPTDKTPH, from the exons ATGACAAAGCCCCCAGTGttagaacccccactgacaaaaccccacactaaaaacatccttataaccaagcccccactattagaacccccactgacaaaactccACACTAAAAACACCCTTTTAACCAAGCCCCCATTACTAGAACTCCCACTGACAAAACTTCCTTATGACAAATCCCCCACA CCAAGCCCCCCCCTAttagaacccccactgacaaaactccACACTAAAAATACCCTTATAGCCAAGCCCCCCCTAttagaacccccactgacaaaactccACACTAAAAACACCCTTATAGCCAAGCCCCCCCTAttagaacccccactgacaaaactccACACTAAAAACACCCTTATAGCCAAGCCCCCCCTAttagaacccccactgacaaaactccacactaaaaacacccttataaccaagcccccactattagaacccccactgacaaaactccACACTAGAGACACCCTTATAACCAAGCCCTCACTTttagaacccccactgacaaaactccacactaaaaacacccttataaccaagcccccacttttagaacccccactgacaaaactccACACTAAAAACACCCTTATAACCAAGCCCCCACTATTAGAACCCCCACTAACAAAACCCCACACTAAAAACATCCTTATAACCAAGCCCCCACTAttagaacccccactgacaaaactccACAATAAAAACACCCTTATAACCAAGCCCCTACTAttagaacccccactgacaaaactccACACTAAAAAACACCCTTATAACCAAGCCCCCACTAttagaacccccactgacaaaactccACACTAA